The Salvia miltiorrhiza cultivar Shanhuang (shh) chromosome 2, IMPLAD_Smil_shh, whole genome shotgun sequence DNA window catatcacatctcgtctttccaattcgtagtaggtgatcgtaatcaatagggattctcagtcatgtcctcatctattgcgataggtactgtaagtagaatggtttcgaatatctgaaactataagctgatagttttaatcgcgatgctataacatcatacacaaagtgTTATAACTGCATGTGAGTCTGACTATGAAGTtcgaacataaatcatgaaggttctcttcatgccataactggtgataatcgagagttagtaatgagtcttagctcattatgcgatagctaactgattacataagtcacactcgtcgctacgagcaatgactcacgtgatctatcatcaaataaggcaatagtcgattcggtgttctgtcacgcgtgaacaacctgaatgaagaactatgcctgcttcagtgattcgtgcgtggcactctgcttgcactgctttcattggattatcttcctctttcttagctcttcaccatggctatagtgaaatataactgagtttctagcttctattgttctgctcgtaacagtgatcatgcattcttaacgcatctaagttcattgagatatctaatcaatcaataaagcataaaacttgaatgtaagcatcagtacattcatataaaacgtgaacttctcaatgttttaaaatcattaccaccttctttcttgctgagcatgacgatgtgatgaagtgatgagctttggctgactgactcatatatactagtgatcatactagaaaaatgggctaactctagggttcagagcaaatgaactgctctgataccactctgtcacgaccgaacctaattaaggataattaagccgggaaaccgtgactaatggagggatattagaagcggggtagaaaggggataattaaacaaagaaggatcgcatttcatcaatTAACAAAAgggacatttataatataacaaaggtttagtcgtatagactcaaataactagtaagttcagatatctctgacttagccaaaataacataaaacttctgagtacgcagcggaataaggttctgattacatgtatgaagacatgtaaccctagagttcattaatacataataagacaaaagagtcccgctcgtcacttcatcaccatcggcagctgctcaacctgcacatttagaaatatatgcagggctgagtacaaaagtactcagtgggcacatatgcctactatgaaatataacatgcttcgtaaagttgtaaattgtcatgccatcatacacagtacagcaagggagtttttcgctaaaaaggcccaagcttactaaattcatttgtgattcttaaagttcgtctgcagactaagttctcttgtaatctatcatatctggaactgtgtgccggagaggtggccacctctcacggacacttgaccggccaacccgctagatgactcacggtcactggtgtacactagccctggcaggatagctatcaactgctcaggacccgaattcgatttcataataactggcaaagccacatcagatagatatcataccaaacattgaaatatttatggcaagacaacagttgaaataattttcagttcaaagattttgcaatgaaataactgttcaaacataacattaaactcatttgatatatatgaaagtaacccacctgatagcaaagttttgctaaggtactctaactccttgtgtagttcttactcttgcgcttgaccttaatcacgagaatataaaataagacattgcctcaaggaaaattctcaattaatgagaaagcgtaatttaactatgcatgaatcttgtatgcatgaactaacaTTTTCGAACGATATTCGGGGCATCCTACTAtttatcctcgttaatagatttaactaactTCCGTCCAACGCGGTCGAATAgaactgtgattcttcctttcccatcggaatattctaattgtaaaatagatctcgcatttgtactcgatcgaaaataaagaactaactcggctttaatcgaggtgtgatctcgtaaaaattatcgggcttttcaaaatttaataaataattgaaaacatttctcttgagttaagaacaccaacaatattcttactcgtctttctttaataattggatttataattaaaaccaattaaatacttttattgcaattaaaaatacaatttcatgtcatgtttagcatataataagaaattttacttaaaatatgcacataataataatacaatattattattattatataaataatcttttgagaaaaataattaattaaactaaataaatagtctAATTAATAAGTATCCATTTTTCTTTGAACTGCAGCACAATTAAATAATAAGGTAGCCCATTTcttattaaaaatcggcccaagactcggcccaaaataaagaaataacacggcccagatgatttaattcggcccaaaataggtgcccaaaataattaaaagcccaagtaaaataaatgaagaggcccaaaactaaaaattttcggcccaactgaaaaaaaaacaaggcccaatcatttaaaatttgagagcccaactctctttctctcccaacAACTCTCGGTCCATCCCTTTTCTCTCTCAAGGagtcgatctctctctctaatttctCAAATCAGACGCCACCCAatacccctctctctctctctcgatcagCCCCCAGCCGAGGAGTACGCCGCCTCCAATTCCGGTCGTTCTAGTCGGCGCTGCGCCTGAGCCCGCGCTCTTATCCTCTCTCTAAATCATCTTCTCCACTGTTCTTCCGCTGAATTCGTCCATGGCAAAAAGGCGAGCCCTGAAACGAGCCCTAACTCAAGAAGTCATCGCCGCTGTCGCTGCTACTCCTTCGCCCGGAATCGGCGATTCAGCCGGCGCTCTCTCATCCTGTCATCTCAATTCATCAATTCCCCAACATAACTCCCCCTATCTCCAAAATCGAAAACACATCGCAGCACCACTTCTTCTTCCTCGAAGATTCACCGCCGCCGCTGGCACCTTAAGCTCCGGCGAAATCGGCATCAAGTCGTTGGAGTACCGGCGAGCAGGGGAGGGTCCGCCGTTGCTGCTATCTCCGGGTCGAAGGTTTGAGCCACGCCACGCTGCTGCTGGATTCGGGCGAAGGGTACTCCGCCGCTGCTGaaatccagaatcggcgagagcCATCGCCGAggtcgggagtcgtctgcctttcaccgctcgacgccgcCGACGCTGCTGTCCCCGCGAGTTGCCGCCCACTCGACGTCCTTCGGCCCAAACAAACAGGGCAGTAGCCCCCCCTCatttctaaaagctaagttcttaTACCTCTAATGTGAAATTCGATAGACTGTGCTGTGTGGTGAGGTTCTTATGGTAGTGGCAATATGAACTCATGAATATGAACTCATGTTCTTTCTAATCTGAACATAGGATGAAATATTGATATATGGTGATATAATGTGGTTGTGTTACTCTACTCTGTATTTTGCATTCTTATGGAAATTAACTGAAATGTGTTGTTGGTTTTGAGCATGTAACATAAGCTTGAAGTAAGTGAGGTGATGAATACCTTAATGtttggttggctgttgttgaGGTACTAGATGAACTGGAATAGCTCTGAAATAATTTAACAGTTTTGCTCTTCAATAAGCGCAGGTGATGCTAAGGAATAAGGTGGAAGAAATGTAGCCAAAGTTTACCTTGAAGTGGCAGAGTATCGGATGAAGGTCCCTGCTTCTCCAAAAGCTTCTAAGTGTAAAAATGAGGAGAGTGGTGAATTGAGACTGCAGTGTGAGGTTAAAGGAGAAGCTGTTGCTAGGCACTTGAGTGTGTTGGAGAAGTTGTTGTAGTGGGTCGACAAATTGTAATGCTTGACAAAAAGTAGTGTTGACAAGATGtagtggaaagaaaaagagaagaaaaagaaataaaaaaaaaacaatgtagaggagaattattgatgtattttctctgtctccgtgattctgtaactgtaataaaatactggcttcgattctgcttgatattgtatttacataaatctcgatttcgacatgtgatatatccctaaaatcgataagttataaaatgaatctaaattaaatccgtagatttaatttgttcgttgtcttgatatttaaattaaatccgcagatttaattaacttcttgagtcggaaataattcacgacctgagtaaaaaaataaaatcatattccatctcgcttaaataaataacgtgactttgctaagtcagttataactctgaaataatatcattgactgctttaacaatataaattcaggatcataagctgaattcatatcagaataatatccgttttcattcactgatgaacaaaaatacacactcattactggatttaaaatatataaaagagcgggtcactacatcaAATGAGTCCACATATTaattgtataaaatatgaatcattttcaatcttagATGGTGAAATCTACATTGGATTCACAACTTTGATGGATCAATTTGAGGTATAAAATTTGAATCCCAGAAGTTGcaaaaatttcattattttgaATCCATCATTTTTCACGGTGAATTCAAAAAAGACTCATTTTATATGATAAGTGTGATTTGTACAATCACCACTTTGTATTAGGAATATATCAGACAAAacaattttgtacaaataaGTGAATAGCCTcttttataatagtaataataatatgatataaaaGATATCCAATTTTAGCCTTTCTTGtgtaccaaaaagaaaattgtaggataaaaatataaaaataataattattttttattattatatctttACACACTTTAACGAAGTTATTATTTCGATTCGATTCAAATAAATTTATGATTCTTCTTGCCCAAGAGTAGCATAGTTCAGTGATAAGCTAGTAGTCGATCCAACAGGGAGTTGGTGTAGTTGTGTATTGTGTCACAAACTCAATGGGAAAAAGGGGTGGATGTGTACGTCTTGGTCACCCGAGTCCAAATCTTGATCACAAGGGACTAAACTCAACTTTAAAACAGAGAGAAACTGAAAATACTAACAAAtgcaaatcaataataaaagaCAACTTGGGCAGAACGTCGGATCCACATATACTTACTTTATCGTTCATTCGTCAAGATATTCACTACTATGTATGTCTACTAGATATAAACCATCAATAGCTTATACCCACATTCTCACTTGTCGCGTGCACTTTCATTATATGATAAAATCTATCCTTACTTTGAGTTAAAAGGCAAGGGACACCCTATGCCAAATAATCATCTTGATTAACCAtgcaatcaaataaaaaaatagaccTAAATATCGAGTCCTAAATAGACCTGATTTTGGGAAATGGTAGACCGTAGTATACTTCAACCTCTCATGCTCGCGACATTCTCAAGGCTCAAAGCGATCAATCACACCCTATAACCTCGATTTATTGACAATCTAATtctactcaattaattaatggtaTGTTAACTAATCAAGTTAAATTAAACACTTCAGAATCATGTTTGACACTTCGAGAACACACATCCAGttaattaagcataaaacaaccTCGCAATTTATGAGTTTATATACGTTTCATCTTGCCAAACCCAGGTCTATAAACTTAGTCGGACATAAAGTAATAACGAAATCAATAGTTAAATAATacatgaaaataaagaaaacgaACTTACTATTAAAAGATAATTCGGACGGTACCAACATCTCCAAAAGGAAAAATGCAACAATCAAATTCTGTCTTGCCCAAAACGGGACTTAGCGATATAAAAACTGAAAGTAAATTAAGTTAGGTGCGACGTAAGCTAATAAAAAGTACAATAAGCCAAAAACTATCATTTGATATTTATATGAGAAGATTTGGGCGATTGCCGAAGGTTAATACGCGATTGAACCTTGGAGTCCTCAGATCAAATTGTCCACGTACAATGTGTCGGGATTTCCTTTGTTTACTAGGACTTCTTTTCTAGATTGGCTTGTCCGCAGCTTATGCTTATTAGGAGATATTTGATtctatatttttcaaatttttaggGGAGGTATCCTCATCCCGATTTTAGCCGCTTCTACCACATTACCCTCTTGGTCACAACGCTGGTCACTTCTCCTCTCCTTCTTTCTCTGTTCCTCACTTTTATCCTGACTTCGCTATTTGTCTTCTTGCCCTAGATGGACTCCTAACTCTAAGCAATAGTTAGCTTGACATTTGGCCAATGACAATCACTTAAGCTACAACACTTTCTCCTAGAGTTCAGTTCAATCTTGCTATGTATCAATGAAGTTTGTGTCATGTGCGGGTACTTTATGTTCTGGACGCAACATCTTGCTTTAGCGGTTGACATATGCTTGTATCTTCATTTGCGCTTATCCACCCTGCAAACGTACGGCCATCTTGACCAGGGTTCAGCACATTCCAAGCCCAGAAACCACCTACTTCGTGCTCTCTGCTTCAACAATATATCCTCCCAAACACAAATACACAAAAAAGACTATCTAGACCTAGACACAACACAAAAAAGAGTACAAAGCTAGGGCTCATCACATTTACACGATTTACCTGAATTTAGTGTGTAACTAAAAGTCGTATAATAGTGTAAATAACACTTATACATTAATTTACATGACATAGTAAATTTGTGTAACAATGTATATATTGTTACACGAATTTTGGTTAGACATAAAATTTGTGGAAATTGTGTAAGACAAGTGTAAAAAGgcataatcataaaaaaaattattatttatattttcatctACATGAATAATGTACTATCATTATATACTTTTGGCTAAAATAAGGTGTATGACTAAAAtggatatataaaaattatgaaGAGTGTCAAGAACCGAGCATAGAATATTGGCATTGTTATGAGGCTTAGCTGGAGATGgaacaaaaaaaagaagttgTTATTAGATGATAATGAATCAATGCAGATGACAGGGACACTAACATCCCAAGAggaatgaaaatataaaatcagACAACATGCGAATTCAGACACTGAATATTAGTTGCTAATCAACAAAGAGTTGGCTAAGTCGCATGCCAAAAGAACTTAACAATATACATTTCATGTTTTAGTgcaaattcaataaaaataaaacattatatATGGTGCCAAAGTATCCTACATTTGCAATAAATCTTAAAATGAACACCATCAAGAAGCAGCTATTTACATGATCCAATAACACCCAAAATGAGATTCAAGTGGTCAAGTACTTGATTCATAGTAGGCCTATTTTTGCACATTTCATCAGCACATTTGACCCTATCTGAAAAATCTGTTCCATCTTGGTTGGGTGAAGATCCTCCTTAGCAATGCAGGCATCCACCATTTCCAGATAGCGGCCCTTCCCCAAACAAGAGTAGTGCAACGATAAACTAGTAGTCGATCTAACAGGATGTTGGTGTAGTTGCGTCTCGTGTCACAAACTCAAAAGGGAAAAAAAGGGTGGACGTGTATGTCCAGGTCACCGGAGTCCAAATCTTGGGCACTAGGGACTAAACTCAACTTGACTGAAAAGTGAGAGAAACTGAAAACACTAACAAAtgcaaatcaataataaaagaCAACTTGGGCAGGACGTCGAATCCACATATATTTACTCTATCGCTCATTAGTCAAGATATTCACTACTATGTATGTCTACCCCTTATTCTCACTTGTCACGTGCacttatattatataataaaatccATTCTTACTTTGAGTTAAAATGCAAGGGACACACTATGCCAGACAACCATCTTGACTAACCATGAACGAGGATACCTCAATATATGCGGTTAAATAAAAAACCTTTAAGTTTTAGATATACATGATATTAACAAAGGTAGACCGTAGTCTACTTCAACTTCTCGTGTCCGCATTACTCTCAAGGCGCAAAGTGATCCATCAAACCCTATAGTCTCGATTTATCGGTGATCTAATTCTACTCCATTAATTAATGGTCTGTTAACTAATCAAGTAAAATTAAACGCTTCAGAATTAAGTTTGACACTTCGGGAACACACATGCAgttaattaagcacaaaacaacctCACGATTATGAGTTCATATCAGCTTCATCTTGCACAGGTTTATAAACTTAGTcggacataaagtaaataacaaaatCAATAGTTAAATAAGACATAAAAATAAAGGGAACAAACTTACCATTAAAAGATAATTCGGACGGTACCAACACCTCCGAAGGGAAACATGCAACAATCAAATACTGTCTTGCCCAAAACGGGACTTAgcgataaaaaataaaaattgagttTAGGTGCGacttaaactaaaaataaagtACAAAAGGCGACGTTCAGCAGAAAACTATCAACTGGAGTAATATTTATAGGAGAAGATTTGGGCAAGGGTCGAAGGTTAATACGCGGTTGGACCTTGAAGTTTTTCTTGGATCAAACTGTTCACGTACAATGCGCTTGGAATTCCTTCGTGTACGAGGACTCAATTCTCTAGATTGGCTTACTAACGAGCTCATGTTTATCGGGAGAGATTTGATTTTATTCTGAATCTTTAGGGGAGATTGGTATCCTGCCTTATCCTCCTCCTGATTTCAACCGCTTCTGCCACGTCACCCTCTTGGTCACGACATTTGTCACTTCTcgtctctttctttctttgtttCCCCACTTTCATTTTGACGTCACCATTTGTCTTCCTGCTCCTGACTTTGAGCGGGTAGTTAGGCTGAAACTTGGTCAATGGCAATCACCTAAGCTGCAACGATGTTCTTTTGTGCCTAAAACCACCTCCTTcatgctctgcttttacactgTGTCCTCCCATATACATACACAGAAAACTCTATATATCTAGACCTAGACACGACacaaaaaagaacacaaagttGGGGCTTGTCACACTTACATGATTTATAAGAATTTAGTGTGTAACTAAAAGTCATGTAACAAGTGTAAATAACACTTGTACTTTAATTTACACGAAATGGTAAATTTGTGTAACGGTGTAAATACATTGTTACACAAATTTtgattaaacacaaaatttgtGTAAATTGTGCAAGTgtataagggtataatagtaaagctaattatcatttttatattttgatcTACTTGACTATAAGGTATTATCATTATATACTTTTGGCTAGAATAATGCGTATGAATCTAAtggatatataaaaattatgatGAATGTCGTGAATTGAGCATAGAATATTGGCATTGTTATGAAGCTTAGCTGGAGATGGAACAAAAAGAAGAAGCTGTTATTAGATGATGATGAATCAAAGCAGCTGGCAGAGACACTAATTAACTTCCCAAACAACAAAACAAGAGAAAGGAAAAGACAAAATCAGACGTGTGAATTTTAAGACAGTGAATATTAACTGCTAATCAACAAAGAGTTGGTTAAATTGCATACCAAAAAAactcaacaatatatatatttgatgttTGAATAGtgcaaattcaaaaaaaaaatatggtgCCAAAGAATCCTGCATTTGCAAAAAAAATGAACACCAATGGAGAAGAAGGTATTTACAAAATGAGATTGAAGTGATCAAGTAGTTGATTCATAGTAGGCCTATTTCTGCTCTTCTCATCAGCACAGTTGACCCCAATTTGGAAAATCTGTTCCACCTTGGTTGGGTGAAGATCCTCCTTAGCAATGCAGGCATCCACCATTTCCAGATAGCGGCCCATCCCCGCCATCCTTTTGACCCACTCGACGAGCCTGACCTCCCGGCCGTCCTCCCCGGGGAAGGGGAAGCTGGGGCGGCGCCCGGTGACGACCTCGAGCATGAGCACCCCGAAGCTGTAGACGTCGCCGGCCATGGTGGCCGTGGTGGCGCCATCGAGGTACTCGGGGGGCATGTAGCCCATGGTCCCGGCCACCTGCGTGGAGACGTGCGAGTGGGAGGCCTCGATCCGGCGGGCGAGGCCGAAGTCGGCGATGTGGACCTGGAAGTCGGCGTCCAGTAGGATGTTGCTGGCCTTGATGTCGCGGTGGATGATGGGCGTCTCGAGTTTGTGGTGCATAAAGGCGAGGCCGTCGGCGACGCCTCTGACGATGTTGAGGCGCGTGAGCCAGGAGAGGGGCTCCTGCTCTCGGTCGGACGTGTCGTACAGCCATTGGTCGAGGCTGCCCTTCTCGATGAACTCGTAGATGAGCAGCCGATCCTGACCCGTGGCGCAGAACCCCAGCATCCGGACTATGTTGGGGTGCTggatcttgcctagggtttccATCTCGGCTCGGAACTCGCGGAGCCCCTGGAACGCGTCCGGGGACAGCTTCTTCACGGCCACCACGGCACCCGAGTTCAGCCGCGCCTTGTACACCAGCCCGAAGCTGCCGTCGCCGATTATCAGCTCGCTCGAGAACCCCTGCGTCGCCGCCACCAGCTCCTGCATCGACACGTGCGGGAGGCTCGGGTCGAAGGTCGCGCTGTCGCAGATCGCCACCGGCCCGGGCCCCGCGTTCGGCTTCGGCGCTACCAGATTGCGGGCCCGGCTCTGCGGGATCGATGAGCGCCGGCTGCTCTGCTTCGATTCGCTCTTGCAGATGATGAGGATTGAGGCGAGGATTACGCTGACCACGAAGAAGCTGGCGATGGCCGCCAGAATTGCTTGAAGGGTTCGATCCATGAGAAAGAAATAAAGCGATTgtgaaattgagagagagaggggaagtGCAGGAGATGGATCTTTTGATTTTGACTAAGAGAGGGGAAATGGGGGAGCCGCCATTAAcggtgaggagagagaaagagttgtTCAAAGAGGAAGACTTGGATTCTGCAGTGTAGACCAAGCTGCCTCTCGTCAACGCTTTGGCTCCAACTTTGCCCTCTTTGCtttgattattaaaaaaaaaaaaaaaaaaatcaaatgtaagaaaaataaacaaaatcagAATAACTTTTGCgaaataataattgaattagtagcCTGCTTCTATCAGTCTATGGACCATGTACGCACTACACACAAGAAAATAGAATGGGGATAGTAATGCCATTACATGAGAGAAGGGacgaaatttaaaatgccctTTCTCTTatgcaaaatttgaaaaatgtcCTTTCTTATTATGTAAAGTACTCCATGCTTTAAATATGTGAACTGCCGAAAATGTCCTCTCTTTGTGATGgatgtgcattgttttccgcaaaagttcttacacatTCCTGCCAAAAGTTGTTAAAGGTGTAAGAATCATCAATTTAAAGATTGAAATCGGTCAAATAAGTGTTGGAAAAAGTGAAAGactgaaacaaaaaataatatttatttatttttaaattaaaatcgaaggttttaGAACTAAATCGTAcgctaattaatcaatggaaaaaaaatactaaaaattaacacaatcgatattagcactcaaaacacacattggaACAAAAAAAACATGTGCCCGACCAGCAAAAACAAGTGTCCGACCGGACACAATGTTTCACCGGGCGGACACAGATTTGTTCCGGTCGGATAGATGTTTTTTGGTTCcattgtgtgttttgagtgctaatatcgattgtgttaatttttagtatttatattccatcgattaattagccttcaattaagggacataattttttttttaaaattgatgataaacgacaaatatgatgtgaaatagccttgtcagtaaagtattcatgtcaaacactctaatttcattgaaattcacgtgaaatgaaggaatctttgtttatatatgagtgaattctctcatccaATAGAaattctctcatccgaacactcaaagtgaaaaaacactcaaactcattagaaattctaatattttccaagtggtgaagctattatttgtgaattctctcatccgaacgtttaaaggtatgtcattttacgtttgaaatgtaatttaagttggttattgtttattttcaatgttttgtttgatcctatatgcttatgtgaattattagcatattatagcatactatGATTTAAAGCTACGTTTAAAGGAAATACATGTGAATTAGAGCacattctatcatgttttaaagtattaattagtaattattacttacattttagttctatacatatatcttgctacataactcatgttaatatgcttgaaaatcatgtgtccgcccggacaagtgtccttgaaaatgtgtccggccgtgtgtaattatatattatgtaaTACACGGCCGTGCACATTTCCTCGGAAACTTCCCCGGGCGGACATATGCTTTTCGagtgtattaacatgttatatgttgtatttttacattttattccctttacatcatatatttatattaatttttactattttgctgaatttaatttaatatattgtttaagtgttaattagtgtccggtcgatatatttacaatttaaatatatgaacactatatatatatatatatatatatatatatatatatatatagtgacttataaaatcattgcatgcactcaatgtaatcatttcggtcattattgtaaaaaaatgcattgaaactcaaaaatgtgtaagattgtgTAAGACTGCCGAAATCATTACATTTGATGTTGACACACTTAAGGGttatttagtaatttagggcatggatagctttgcatgataagggtgggcatttttcaaaatataaataaggaATACggcacttttgcctattaacacttttaAATATGTATAGATTggctctcaaaaaaaaaatgtatattatGCGGACTAATTATTTTGGCAAACGAAGGAAAAAATATGCAAAGATAGTTTTAAGCAGAACACGTCATATCCCTAGATCCAATTGTAACATGTATaaactttaaataaataaattcgaaCCCTTTGATTTTGCACCTTTCCACTTGCaacataaattatactccctccatccacgaaagaatttcttatctttcttttttgggacgtccacaaaagaatttcctacctatttttggactataccctaccatttataatcctcttacttttcactcttcacaactcccaatattaattataacacattttcaccactcccaatacactcaactaccttttatccactcttaagagcatccgcattggggttacatgatagcctactttatgaggggggaccacatggtgtaaagatgctgcagtggggttacatgatagcttgcatgatagttttagttttgatttttatgttttttacttaaatttaattgctcaaatttaaataacacattttactaataattaaaagggttaattgcatcaaaatacctgacctttttccaaaatttggttttttgacaatctttttaattgtagcaaaatttTTAATAagctttcaatttattgcaatgtccgtccggggaaaatttccggccaaattaaatatgagttggcagtcggaatgccaacgtggcatcggaaatgccaaatcacaccccctccccctcccacgtcaccccccacatcgccctctctctctctctcttccccctccTCCTCCCACgtcaccttctctctctctcttctccatccCCCTTCCCAGTTCCCCCTTAATTCCCC harbors:
- the LOC131011192 gene encoding putative serine/threonine-protein kinase; this translates as MDRTLQAILAAIASFFVVSVILASILIICKSESKQSSRRSSIPQSRARNLVAPKPNAGPGPVAICDSATFDPSLPHVSMQELVAATQGFSSELIIGDGSFGLVYKARLNSGAVVAVKKLSPDAFQGLREFRAEMETLGKIQHPNIVRMLGFCATGQDRLLIYEFIEKGSLDQWLYDTSDREQEPLSWLTRLNIVRGVADGLAFMHHKLETPIIHRDIKASNILLDADFQVHIADFGLARRIEASHSHVSTQVAGTMGYMPPEYLDGATTATMAGDVYSFGVLMLEVVTGRRPSFPFPGEDGREVRLVEWVKRMAGMGRYLEMVDACIAKEDLHPTKVEQIFQIGVNCADEKSRNRPTMNQLLDHFNLIL